From the genome of Chionomys nivalis chromosome 19, mChiNiv1.1, whole genome shotgun sequence, one region includes:
- the LOC130861895 gene encoding LOW QUALITY PROTEIN: ATP synthase subunit alpha, mitochondrial-like (The sequence of the model RefSeq protein was modified relative to this genomic sequence to represent the inferred CDS: deleted 1 base in 1 codon) — translation MLSVRVAAAVARALPRRAGLVSKNALGSSFVGARNLHASNTRLQKTGTAEMSSILEERILGADTSVDLEETGRVLSIGDGIARVHGLRNVQAEEMVEFSSGLKGMSLNLEPDNVGVVVFGNDKLIKEGDIVKRKGAIVDVPVGEELLGRVVDALGNAIDGKGPIGSKTRRRVGLKAPGIIPRIFVREPMQTGIKAVDSLVPIGRGQRELIIGDRQTGKTSIAIDTIINQKRFNDGTDEKKKLYCIYVAIGQKRSTVAQLVKRLTDADAMKYTIVVSATASDAAPLQYLAPYSGCSMGEYFRDNGKHALIIYDDLSKQAVAYRQMSLLLRRPPGREAYPGDVFYLHSRLLERAVKMNDSFGGGFLTALPVIETQAGDVSAYIPTNVISITDGQIFLETELFYKGIRPAINVGLSVSRVGSAAQTRAMKQVAGTMKLELAQYREVAAFAQFGSDLDAATQQLLSRGVRLTELLKQGQYSPMAIEEQVAVIYAGVRGYLDKLEPSKITKFENAFLSHVISQHQSLLGNIRSDGKISEQSDAKLKEIVTNFLAGFEP, via the exons ATGCTGTCTGTGCGCGTCGCCGCGGCCGTGGCCCGTGCCCTCCCTCGACGGGCGGGACTGGTCTCCAAAAATGCTTTGGGGTCATCCTTCGTTGGTGCAAGAAATCTCCATGCCTCCAACACTCGACTTCAGAAGACTGGCACTGCTGAGATGTCCTCCATTCTTGAAGAACGGATTCTTGGAGCTGATACTTCTGTTGATCTTGAAGAGACTGGGCGTGTCTTAAGCATTGGTGATGGTATTGCCCGAGTACATGGACTGAGGAATGTTCAAGCAGAGGAAATGGTAGAATTTTCCTCAGGCTTAAAGGGTATGTCCCTGAACTTGGAACCTGACAATGTTGGAGTTGTTGTATTTGGAAATGATAAACTAATTAAAGAAGGCGACATTGTGAAGAGAAAGGGAGCCATTGTGGATGTTCCAGTTGGTGAGGAACTGTTGGGCCGTGTAGTTGATGCCCTTGGTAATGCCATTGATGGAAAGGGTCCAATTGGTTCCAAGACCCGTAGACGAGTGGGCCTGAAAGCCCCTGGAATCATTCCCCGAATCTTCGTGCGGGAACCAATGCAGACTGGCATTAAGGCTGTGGATAGTCTGGTGCCGATTGGTCGTGGTCAGCGTGAACTGATCATTGGTGACAGACAGACTGGGAAAACGTCGATTGCTATCGACACAATCATCAACCAGAAACGTTTCAATGATGGGACTGATGAAAAGAAGAAGCTCTACTGTATTTACGTTGCTATTGGTCAGAAACGGTCCACCGTTGCCCAGTTGGTGAAGAGACTGACAGATGCAGATGCCATGAAGTACACCATTGTGGTGTCAGCTACTGCTTCTGATGCTGCC CCCCTTCAGTATCTGGCTCCGTACTCTGGCTGCTCCATGGGAGAATATTTTAGAGATAATGGCAAGCATGCTTTGATCATCTACGACGATTTATCGAAACAGGCCGTTGCTTACCGCCAGATGTCTCTGTTGCTGCGCCGACCCCCTGGCCGTGAAGCCTATCCTGGTGATGTGTTCTACCTACACTCTCGGCTGCTGGAGAGAGCAGTCAAGATGAACGATTCTTTTGGTGGTGGCTTTCTGACTGCCCTGCCAGTCATAGAAACCCAGGCTGGTGATGTGTCTGCTTACATTCCAACGAATGTTATTTCCATCACTGACGGACAGATCTTCTTGGAAACAGAATTGTTCTATAAAGGCATCCGCCCTGCCATTAACGTGGGTTTGTCTGTGTCCCGAGTCGGATCTGCTGCCCAGACCAGGGCCATGAAGCAGGTGGCAGGTACCATGAAGCTGGAATTGGCTCAGTATCGGGAGGTTGCTGCTTTTGCCCAGTTTGGTTCTGATCTTGATGCTGCCACTCAGCAGCTCCTGAGTCGTGGTGTGCGTCTGACCGAGTTGTTAAAGCAAGGACAATACTCTCCCATGGCTATTGAAGAACAGGTGGCTGTTATCTATGCAGGCGTGAGGGGCTATCTTGATAAACTGGAGCCCAGTAAGATCACAAAGTTTGAGAATGCTTTCTTGTCTCATGTTATCAGCCAGCACCAGTCCCTCTTGGGCAATATCAGGTCTGATGGGAAAATCTCAGAACAATCAGACGCAAAGCTGAAAGAGATTGTAACAAACTTCTTGGCTGGGTTTGAACCATAA